GCTTCACCAGGGCATGCTCCGCCGGGGTATCGGTGTAGAAGGAGTTGATGCAGACAACCGGTTTGATGCCGGACTTCTTGATGACGTTGATCAAGTGTACCAGGTTTTCGCAGCCTTTCTCGACAAGTCCCAGGTTCTCCTTGGTGTACTCGTCCGGCAGCGGGCGGCCGGGTACTACGGCAGGTCCGCCACCATGCATTTTGAGCGCGCGAACAGTAGCTACCAGAATGGAGACATTCGGCGTCAGTCCGCTCAGGCGGGCCTTGACGTTCCAGAATTTCTCGAAACCGATATCGGCAGCGAAGCCGGACTCGGTAACGTGATAATCAAAGGTTTTCAAACCAATGCGGTCGGCGATGATGGAGGATTGACCAATAGCGATATTGGCAAACGGGCCGGCATGAACGAAACACGGCTGACCTTCAACAGTGGCGCACAGAGTCGGATTGACGGTATTACGCATCCAGGCAGCCATAGCGCCGGCGACATCCAGGTCGGCGGTGGTAACCGGCTTGCCCTGCTTGTCGTAGGCAACAACGATGTGGTTGAAGCGCTCGCGCAAATCAGCCAGGTCCTTGGCTACAGCCAAAATGGCCATTAACTCGGAACCAACGGCGATGCCAAACTTGGACTGCATCATGTAACCGTCTTTTTTGCCGCCAAGTCCGATCAGGATATTGCGCAGACCCTGGGCAGCAAAGTCGATAACCCAGCCCATCTCAACATTCTTAGGATCAATGTCCAGTCGCCGCAGGCCCCTCTTGGATAATTCCTCATCGGTGTAATTGAGTTCGTGTTGCATTCTGGCGTTCAGGGCAACCATGGCCAGGTTATGAGCATTCATAATATCGTTGATGTCACCAGTCAAACCGAGAGAGAATTCTGTCATCGGGATCAATAGCGCGTTACCGCCGCCGGCAGCAGTACCTTTAACGTTCATGGTCGGGCCGCCGGAAGGCTGCCGCAGAGCGCCGCCAACATTTACTCCACGCTTGCCAAGACCTTCCATGATGCCCAGGGAAGTGGTTGATTTACCTTCACCCAGCGGGGTGGGAGTAATGGCAGTCACCTCAATATACTTACCGTTCGGTTTATCTTTCAGGCGGTCAATAACTTTCAGGAAATCAACTTTCGGAGTTTTACCATAAGGAATTATTTCATCCTTCTGCAGTCCCATCATCTCTTGGTACTTTTCGGTTGTGGGGATTGCTCCGGCTGCTTCGGCTAGTTCGGCAATCTGCCAGTCTTTCAATTCTCTAGGATCCCATGCCATAAACTACATACCTCCTCAAAATATTTAGAGTTGTCTTATCGTCACTTCTTGTCTTTCCAGCCTTTGACGCGCAAATAAATTTCTTCCATGCTCGCTTTAAAGGCTCCGGTAAGTATGTCTTGCTCCCCTTCTCCCAGCGCAACATCCAGCAGATCGTCATCAAAACGAATCATGCCCAGCAGTTCGTCAGCAGCAAACTGTTCCGTGATAAATGCTTCTTCTTTTGGAGAGCGAATCTTATTAGCGACTACTTTTATTACTTCAATGCCCAGATCTTCAGCCAGTTGCATCACCACCCGGGCTGTTTTAACACTGGTTTTGCTCGGTTCAGTAACGACAACCATAAGATCCACACCTTTGGAAGTGCCACGGGTGAGATGCTCAATACCGGCACCCATGTCCAAAATCACTACATCGTCTTTATTGAGCAGTAATGAATCTATGACTGAGTAAAGAAATGAGTTTTCGCGGCAATAACAGGCGGAACCGCCTGGTTTTACGCCTCCCATACGCAGGAATTTGATGTTACCCACGCTAATGGAATACTCATCCAATACGTCATCAACTTCAGGATTAAGGGAATAGAAAGCACCGCCACCGGCGCTTTTTTCCTTAATCACATCCTGCATCTCAATCAGAGGAACTACTTTAGCCAAAATATCATCGGGAATTCCCAGCGCAAGACCTAAACTGGCATCAGGATCGGCATCAACAGCATAAACGCGATGTCCGTCGCGGGAAAACAGTTTAGCCAAACTGGCAGAAATGGATGTTTTGCCGACACCGCCTTTGCCGGAGAGTGCGATTTTCAATTTTTCACCTCCTTTACGCCTATAATACTTAAATTAATTGACAACCCAAGCTACAAACTTTCTTATAAGCTTTTGAACAAGTTGTGATATTCAATATAATTCAAATAGTCAAATAAATTATTTCAAAACTTTAGCCGTTTTATTCAAAAGACTGGCGCCGGCTGCAGCCGCCACAACCAAATCTTCCGTAGGCAAATAATATTGGGCAGTAGAATCGAATAGCGCTGTTGCATTGGCCGGCAGCTCCTCGTCTCCTTCCCAGATGACATAAGTAATGGGCAGATTCGGCAGAATATCAAGCGTAACAGCCGCATCACCAAATTTTGCCGCCCGCCCGCCAACTTTTTGTCCAGCCTGCGCAAGCAGGTGGGAATTTTTGCCAAAAGCGGCTTTGAAACCGCCAAGTACCCGACCGGAAAACGGTTGCAGATAAATCATACCACCAGGGATTTCTTTGAAAGAAATCAGTTTATTAGTCAGCGATTGGCCACCGGCAGTAAGCAGATAATGCATAATAACAACTTTTGCCGCGATTGGAACTTCATCTTCCCTGTCAGCATAGGACACTTTTCCCTGCAGGTAGCTGACAGTATAGACATCATTAAGATATTGGATTGTGAAAGTACTTCTCCCATAGTCAAACCGGGTACCGCTGTTCCGGGCAATTTCCTCTGCATCAATTCTTGTTGCAAATTCGGCGCAAGCCTTTTCGTAAGCCAGTTGATAGCCTTTCTGCAAATTTAGGGCGGTAGTGTCACCAGTTTGCATAGACAAGCCTCCTGTTTGATATAACCCACTTAAAGGGGGGGAAACTGTTTAGAAACCGCCAACTGCATCGCCGCAGCAACTACGTTGCTGTCATCTGCGACAAGTTAACTCGCGTTGATAACACTAACGATCAGAATCGTCGTCACACCCGGTCTGGCTATGTCAGTGGGTAGAGTTTAGCCTGCTATGTTGCAATAAGCTTCAGGTATACAACGGAAGCATCTGACGATTTCTAAACAGTTTGAGGCATTTGATGACCTGAATATAGTCTAATATCCTATTTCTTAAGTTTGCTTAGAACCAGTTCCAGGGTAGCATCGGCAATCTTGGAGCCATCCGCCAGTAATCGTTCCATTTCCGCCCGGTTTCTGCCGACATATTCCTGGTCCTTGATGGTATTAAGGTTGATCACCACATTGAGCATTCCACTGATCAGCGCGGATTTTAAGAAAACCACCCCGCAGCCGACATCGGAAATAGCCAGATTAGTACCGATCTGGCCCATACGTTCGTGAATTTTGATACCTTCGTAACATTTACGCATAATTTCCATGGGTCCGTCACAGGCATCCTTGGAGCATTTCTCCAGGACTTGCTCTTTATATGCTATCTGTTCCGGAGTATCTTTAGGCAAGCCATAAGCCTTGGAAAGAGGTTCAAAAACCTTGGCATCCTCATCCACAAGAGCTTTCAATTCGGCAATCACCTTGTCCCCTTTGGCGATTAGTTCTTTGACTTCATCCTCAACTTCGGCATATTTCTTTTTGCCCACAGTCAGATTGCCGACCATATTGGAAAGAGCCATACCAATAGCGCCGCCAAGAGCTGCCGCACCGCCGCCACCCGGTACCGGAGCCTTGGAAGCCAATACTTCCAGAAAATCGGAGCAAGACTTATCCACCATACTCATTGAGCCTTTATCCTCCCATCTGCTTCCGTTTTTTTTGGGGAAATAACAATAGATATAGCTAGATACAGCTACACAGTTATACAGGTCTACAGAAGCTGGTTTGTTACTTCTCATATTTCACATACGTTTTGTAGAACTCCGTAGGAAAAAATTCGCTTTTTTTTTATAAAATCCTGCTAGTTTTTCATTATTCAAAAAAAATTATTCAGTATATTGTGTATATGCTGTTAAAACATAGTATTATATAGCGTTTCTTTAAAGATAGTTTGTTTATACTACGTCTCTCATACTATTTATGGATTAAATAATTTAAATAATTAAGGAAGCAACCGAAGACAATAACAGTAATATACTGACAAGTCCATTACGCATAAAGTAAGTCTGGGTCACTTTACTTAAATCTCCCGGACTGACAACAGAATGCTGATAAATCAACACGGCGGTAACCAGAACAACTCCGGCGTAATAGACATAGTGAAGCCGGGCCATAATTCCTACAAGCAGAAAACCCATAATACTTAAGCCGTGCATCAGCCGGGAAAATATAAGCGCCCCATTTATGCCAAACCGTACCGGTATCGAATGCAAATTTTGGGATTTATCAAAATTCACATCCTGACATGCGTAAATAACATCAAACCCTGCTATCCAGACTCCTACCGCCAATCCTAACATAACCGCTGTCACAGTAATATCTCCTCTAACGGCAACCCAGGCGCCAACCGGAGCCGCCGCCAGCGCAAGACCCAATACCAAGTGGCAAGTCGAGGAAAAGCGTTTCATGTAAGGATAGACCACCAATGGGATCAGCGCCAGCGGCCATAATCGCAAACATAAGGGATGCAGGTTAGCGGCAGCGATTAGAAAAAGCAGCAGACTGGCAATGATAAACCCTATAGCTTCCCGCGGTTTAACCGCCCCGGTAACCATGGGGCGATGGGTAAACCGGGGATGTACCTTATCATATTTCAAATCAATGAAGTTATTAAGAGCTAATGCCGCACTCCGGGCGCCAATCATGGCTAAGGTTATCCAAAACGCATCATGAGCGCTGGGTATGCCTTTTGCAGCCAAAAAAGCTCCCATATAAGCAAAAGGCAAAGCAAATACCGAGTGCGACAAGGCTATATTTTCCACATGCGCTTTAATTTTATTCAAGGCCCAGTTCCTTCCATTTGGCGTTCACAATTTTCCGGATATCCTCAGACATGGAAATTTCTTCCGGCCATTCTCTTGCATGCCCTTCTGCCGGCCAAGTCTTAGTCGCATCAATGCCTACCTTTGTGCCCCAATTGGGCGAAGGCGAGGAATGATCCAAAACGTCCAACGGCCCGTCCACCATTACAATATCACGCCGCGCGTCAATATTGTTGAACACCCGCCACCAGACCTCGTCCATATCCTGCACGTTTACATGAGCATCCACAATAATAATCATCTTGGTAAACATCATTTGGCCCATACCCCAGAGGGCGTGCATAACTTTTTTTGCCTGCTGGGGATAAGATTTTTTGATTGAAACAACCGCACAATTGTGAAAGACCCCTGCCAGCGGCAAATTTATGTCCACTATTTCCGGTAAATGCATTTGCAATACAGGCAAAAAAATCCGCTCGGTGGCTTTGGCCAGGTAGCAGTCTTCCATCGGTGGTTTGCCCACGATGGTAGCCGGATAAATAGGATTTTTACGATGGGTAATACAAGTTATGTGAAATACCGGGTACTTGTCAGCCAAAGAATAATAGCCGGTATGGTCGCCGAAAGGTCCCTCCACCCTGAATTCACTCATATCCACATAGCCTTCAAGAATGATTTCGGCAGTTGCCGGCACCTCAATATCTACCGTTTCGCCCTTAACCATCTCTACCGATTTTTTCCGCAAGAAACCGGCGAAAATCATTTCGTCAATATCCCTGGGCAACGGTGCTGTTGCGGCATACGTAACGGCCGGATCGCCGCCGATGGCTACGGCTGCCTCTATGCGCTCATGGCCTAATTCACGATATGCCCGGTAGTTTTCCGCCCCGTTCTTGTGGATATGCCAATGCATGCCTGTTGTCTGTTCATCAAATACTTGCAGGCGATACATACCGACATTCCGTTTACCGTTGTGGGGATTTTTGGTGAAAACCAAAGGTAAGGTAATGAATCTTCCCGCATCTTTCGGCCAGCACTTTAAGATAGGAAATTTATTCAAAGAGGGTTTATCCTTGATAATTACCTCTTTACAGGGTGCACTTTTTATGTATTTCGGAAAATTAATAGCACGCTTCGCGGTAGGAATCAATTTTACCAAATCCAGTTTATTCTGCAGTGATATATATGGCAGTTTCAATATTTCTCTGATTTCCCGGGCAATATCGTCAACCCTCTCCACTCCCAGCGCCAGAGCCATTCTCTCCATGCTGCCGAAGGCATTCATCAGTACGGGAATATCAAAACCTTTGACATTCTCAAAAAGAAGAGCGACATTTTTGTCTCCCTTCATTTTCGACACTCTGTCGGTTATTTCCGTTATCTCCAGTTCACAGTCCACGGATTGGCGAATACGTTTCAGCCATCCCCGCTCCTCCAGCGCACTGATAAATTCTCTCAGGTCGTAATAAGCCAAAATTTTCTTCTCCTTCCATTTTTCATCAACTTCCCGAGTACAGCAAAAAGTCACCGGCAGATTGCACCGGTGAACTGCTAGCTATTTACGTAATATATATTTTACGACCAATAAACTGATTTCGTAGAGTAAAACCATTGGTATAGCTACCATTGTCTGGGAAAATACGTCAGGGGTGGGAGATATAAAAGCCCCGATTACAAACGACAGGACCAAAATCATTTTTCGTTTGGATTGCAAAAATACGGAATTAATAATACCTAGTTTCGCCAATACCAAGATAAACAAAGGAAGCTCAAAAATAAAACCAAAGGGAAGTAAAAAGGAAATAACAAAAGACAAATATTCTCCCAGGGAAAACAACGGCTGCAAACTTTCCGTGGCGAAACCCATAAAAAACTTGAGGCCGGCAGGCAAGACCAAATAGTAGGAAAAAGTTAAGCCAATAAAAAATAACAAGATTGATGCCGGTACTAAAACTATACCTGCCTTACGTTCATTATTGGTCATAGCAGGCACAATAAAAGCCCATAGCTGATACATAACGATGGGTAAAGCCAATAAAAGGCCGGCAAAAATGGAAACTTTCAAATAAGCAAAAAAAGCTTCTGCCGGATTCATGTAATACAATTTTCCCGCTGGAGCGGTAATAACTTGAACCAATTCCTTAGCAAAAAAATAGGATACAGTGCTTCCAACAGCAACCGCTGCAATCATAATGATCAACCGCCGTCTCAACTCTTGCAGGTGATCAATTAACGACATAGAGCCTACTGCTGCCTCAGTCTCTTGGGTTTCTTCCGTATATTGGTTGTCTAGCGCCGGATCATCGTCCATACTGTTTTTAGAATCCGCTTCTTTTTCATTTGTGGTTTCAAGCATTTAGACAGCCTCACTTTGTAGCCCGGAAGTTAATTCTTTTCTTCCGGGCGCTTCACTTCTTGTTTCTGTTCCTTCTCTTGGACTTTTACCGGCTCTTCCTTAGGGTTGGCTATTTCACTGGAGGCTTTACGAAACTCTTGTATCCCCTTGCCAATAGCCTTGCCAACCTCAGGCAGTTTGCCGGGACCAAATACAATTAACGCTATTACCAATATTAGAATTAATTCCGGTGCGCTGAAACTAAACATAATAAATCATTCCTTTCTGAAAAATATACTTTATTATTATACGTCTTTTATACTCTTCACTCTTCACTCTTCACTCTTTACTCTTCACTCTTCACTATCTTTCCCGCTCCATCAATTCTGCCGGAAACCAATATAATCGGCAATGGCCACCAAGGCTTCCCTGACTCCGGCGGGAATGTGAGGCGGCAAGACGCTCTTGGCTGTTTCCAGGTATCTTTGAACTTCTGAATAACAGTATTCAATCGCACCCGTTGCAAGAACAATATCCAGGCCCCGATTGACCTTATCATACGACATGTTTTCATCTTTGATTAAGACACGAAGCTCATCACGGTCAACGCTATGCCGGAGCGCAAAAATAATAGGCAATGTTACAATTCCTTGACGAAGGTCATTGCCGGCCGGCTTGCCCAGCTGTTCAGATGACGCAACAAAATCTAAAATATCGTCGGTTATCTGAAACGCCATACCAATAGAATAGCCGTATTCTTGAAAAGCAGCAATTTCGCTATTGGAAAGATTAGCTGACAAGGCTCCCAGCGTACAGCAGGCAGCAATAAAATCGGCGGTTTTCTGGGACACTCTCAGCCGATAGTCATCTTCGGTCCGGTCAGGATTATGGGATTCCTGGAGTTGAATGATCTCGCCTTCACACATGGAGCATATTACGTGTGTTAATATTGTCAATTTCCTAACATCCACAGTTGTGGCAACGACAGAGAAGGCTTTGGCCCATAAGTAATCGCCGGTTAATACAGAAGAGTGGTTGCCCCAGCGGGCATTAGCCGTTGGCTTTCCTCGTCGCAGGCTGGCATTGTCAATTACATCATCATGTACCAATGTAGCCATGTGTATGAGTTCCAGCGCTACCGCCATCGGAATAAGCTCATTTCTCTCACTGGGCCCACTATGGGCGCATAATAGATATAAGGCGGGCCGTAAGCGTTTACCTCCCGCCTTAACCAAATGCAACCCGATCTCATTAACCAAATCTACCGGCGACTGTATTACTAAAGACAATTCTTTTTCGACTGCTGCCAGGTCGGGTTCAACAATTTTCAACAAATTTTTAGGGAATTTGCTCACTACATTATCACCTACACCAAAGTCTGTCTCTATAATACACCATAACCCGGCGGCAGTCTAGAAATTTTGCTTGTTTTTTTCCACGCGAATTGCACAGTCAGGACATATCATTTGACAAATGCCGCAGACAATGCATTTATCCATGTCTGATTCAACCCGTGGCGTACCATACACACCAAGCTCTTCCGACCAAGAGATGCATTTAACAGGACATTTTTCCATACACAGTCCGCAGCCTTTACACAGACTGGGGAAAACAGCCCAGAAGCCTTTCTCGCTGTCATATTTTGCCGATTCCCAGTTAACTTTAGCCATTATTTCTCCTCCTTACATTACGCTCTTAACAAGTTGATAGCCGCGTTCCAAAGCTTGGTAATTCATATCACGAAGTTTCGGATTGGTTTCAAACTTGTCTCCCAGTCTAGTTTCGATAGCTTTTTTAATACTGTCAAGAGGCAGTAATTCAGTGGCCGCGATAACTGCACCAAGGATTATGATGTTGAATACCCGCGGCTGCAGCTCATTTTTGGCAATATCGTTAGCGGGAATAGCAATAACTTTGTTAATTGCCGGAATATCAGCAGGATCAACGCCCGCGCCGGGACGAGTGAAAGAAGCAGTCTTCGGCTCACCGGCAATTAAATCTTGTTGCAGGTCGGCATTGGGCTCACTGGCAGTCGGGGAAGGCGGAGTAACGTCAAAGTACTGAAGACCTACAATATTGTCTTTTACTTCCCCTTCGGTGATCAGAGAGTTATCGTAAATGTATATAGTATCTTTTCCGGCATACATTTTCGTACGTTTTACCGCCCGCGGACTTACCGGAATCAGAATATCGGCTTTTTGAAACTTGGGAGCACCAATCTGTCCGTCACTGACTTGCACAAAAGCAATAGACACGCCACCACGCTGTTCAACACCAAAGTTGGGGATATATAAGGCGTTCTTACCCTCTTCATTAGCAGCTTCCGCCAAAATCTCGGCAACGGCCTGAACGCCTTGGCCGCCTTCACCGGCTATAGCAATTTTAACCAGTTTTGCCACAGATTAGCCCTCCTTTGCTTGCGGTGTTCTGAGTTCGCCGACTTTGAAAAATTGAGTCATGTCCTTCTCAATAAATTCCCAAGTTTGTTTAGCGTTTGTACGCCAGTTGGTCGGGCAGGAGGACAAGCACTCGACAAAAGAGATCCCCTTGCCTTCGATTTGATTTTGAAGAGCTTTTTTAAGAAAGCCTTTCATTTGCCGCGGGTTGGCAATAGTACCGCGGGCTACATATGCGCCCTCAGGAGCAACAACTGCAACCATTTCCGGTCCTTTGGTGGGATAACCGGCTTGTTCCACATCGCGGCCATAAGGCGTAGTCTCGGTTTTCATACCAGGCAGAGTAGTGGGAGCCATTTGACCGCCGGTCATACCATAGTTACAGTTGTTGCAGAGAATAATGGTTATCTTTTCCCCACGGACAGCAGCGTTGAAAAGGTGCTGGGAGCCGATTGCATAGCCGCCGCCGTCACCCATGTAAGCAACACCGATAATGTCGGTATTGGCCCGCTTCATACCGGTGATTACCGGAGTTGTACGGCCATGGTGGGTTTGTACGGTGTCAACATTGAAAAAATCCCATGCCAACAACGAGCAACCGATGTCGCAGCCGAAAACCATTTTGTCTTTAAGACCCAATTCGTCAATAACCTCACCCAGGCATTTCAGAATAATACCATGTCCACAACCGGGACAAAATTTATGTGCTTTCGTTTCTTCATTCCAGCTTTTAGGCATGGCTGGCTGAAGAATATTATTTTCTTTCAATTCTTGCATATTGTTCCTCCATCCTGCTCTTACAGTTTGTTATATGCTGCGATAATTTCTTCGGTGGTGATACCAACACCCGGTCTGAGCAACGGTACAATTCCGATACTACTGCCATAGATTTCGGTTTGTACCAGCTTGAGCAGCTGACCGTACGCAGACTCAGCCAGCAACAAAATCTTTGCGCCTTTGCTAGCTTCCCGGAGTTGCTGACCCGGAAACGGGCGAACAGTGATCGGGCGAAAAAAGCCGACTTTTTTGCCTTGAGCCCGAAGCTGGTTGTAAGCGGTTAGGGCGGCACGGGAAACAATGCCGTGCGTAACAAGGATAACGTCGGCGTCTTCACAGCCTTGCGCATCCCACTCCACAGCCTTGGCAGCCATAGCTTCCCAATCGCGTTGGTTGGCCATAACAACTTCATAAAGTTCATCTTCGGTGTTATAAGTGTTGCGAATATGTTTAACAACCCGGCCGGGGTTGGCCGTATCACCTAAGATCGCTTCAGGTTTTACCAGTTTTATGCCTTTCTCTTCCGGATCATAAATTGTCAGCGGCTCACGCATTTTAGCCTGATAACCGTCACCCAGGATGAACACTGGAAAATGATAAGTCCATGCTGCATTAAAAGCTTTAATCGTATAATCAAACAGTTCTTGGTGAGTAGCGGTGGAGTATACGATACGATGACCTTCACCGTTGCCGCCAAAGGTTGTAAGAGTAGTTTCCTGCTGCGCGTAAATAACAGTTGCAGTAGAGGGGCCGCCACGCTGCTGGATAATGTAAACAATAGGCAGACGCATCATTTCGGCCATGCCTGCCGATTCCTGCATTAATACATTACCAGGACCGGCGGTAGCAGTAAAAGCTTTTCTACCGGAAATAACGCCGCCAAGGGTAGTAAAACCGGCGGAGATCTCATCCTCCGTTTGCAGGAACCGTTTGCCGTACTTAGGCGCAAGCCGTGTCCAATAGTGCATAATTTCATTTTGCGGTGTGATTGGATAGCCGTACATAATGTCTGCTTTAGCGGCAATAGCAGCCCATGCACACACCTCATTACCTGTCATAAATACTCTTTGTTCACCTTGTAGTGAAACCTCGGCCATAAGAGCACCTCCCGATGATAGTCGCCTTTAGTACCACTATATATACTCCGTGTGAGCGCCTTGACATATTGACATATGGTTTAGTCTTTACAAAAAATTATATTTTATTTGTTTACACAATCTGCTGCCAATCTGCTGCCAACCTTCTAACTATCGGCGTATTCCGGGAAATATCTCATACTGGCTTTTTTCCACTCATGAGTACTATAAAGCATGATGTACTGATTGAGACCCGCCAGTTCTGCAAGTGTTC
This window of the Methylomusa anaerophila genome carries:
- a CDS encoding ferredoxin oxidoreductase, which gives rise to MAEVSLQGEQRVFMTGNEVCAWAAIAAKADIMYGYPITPQNEIMHYWTRLAPKYGKRFLQTEDEISAGFTTLGGVISGRKAFTATAGPGNVLMQESAGMAEMMRLPIVYIIQQRGGPSTATVIYAQQETTLTTFGGNGEGHRIVYSTATHQELFDYTIKAFNAAWTYHFPVFILGDGYQAKMREPLTIYDPEEKGIKLVKPEAILGDTANPGRVVKHIRNTYNTEDELYEVVMANQRDWEAMAAKAVEWDAQGCEDADVILVTHGIVSRAALTAYNQLRAQGKKVGFFRPITVRPFPGQQLREASKGAKILLLAESAYGQLLKLVQTEIYGSSIGIVPLLRPGVGITTEEIIAAYNKL